A region of Candidatus Bipolaricaulota bacterium DNA encodes the following proteins:
- a CDS encoding DUF2283 domain-containing protein, whose amino-acid sequence MRVRYDEETDALYIKLREGEYHESDEIRDGFILDYDVDGNIIAIEILNASAHLAPAELSTVNFEITRPLLKTGENR is encoded by the coding sequence ATGAGAGTCAGATACGATGAAGAGACGGATGCCCTCTACATCAAGCTTCGGGAAGGCGAGTACCACGAAAGCGACGAAATCCGCGATGGTTTCATTCTTGACTACGATGTGGATGGCAACATCATCGCCATTGAAATTCTGAATGCCTCTGCCCACCTAGCCCCTGCTGAACTATCCACTGTCAACTTCGAGATTACTCGTCCACTGCTGAAAACCGGCGAGAACAGATGA
- a CDS encoding 3-isopropylmalate dehydratase small subunit, translating into MIEGRVWRYGDDVNTDVIFPGKYTYQPLTPEEMATHALEDLDPSFAKEVKPGDVIVAGTNFGCGSSREQAATCLKAAGVAAVIAKSFSRIFFRNAINNGLPVIELKEGIDEIEKGDTVKIDFQNGIVIHEGNEYHFPALPAEVLAILEDGGLIPHVRKELGKG; encoded by the coding sequence ATGATCGAAGGGCGCGTCTGGCGCTACGGCGACGATGTCAATACCGACGTGATCTTCCCGGGAAAGTACACGTACCAGCCGCTCACCCCGGAGGAGATGGCGACCCATGCCCTGGAGGACCTCGACCCGAGCTTCGCCAAGGAGGTAAAACCCGGGGACGTGATCGTCGCCGGGACGAACTTCGGCTGTGGCTCGTCGCGCGAACAGGCCGCGACCTGTTTGAAAGCAGCCGGCGTGGCGGCGGTGATCGCGAAATCCTTCTCGCGCATCTTCTTCCGAAACGCGATCAACAACGGCCTTCCCGTGATCGAGCTGAAAGAGGGGATCGACGAGATCGAAAAGGGAGACACCGTCAAGATCGACTTCCAAAACGGGATCGTGATCCACGAAGGTAACGAATATCACTTCCCTGCCCTCCCCGCGGAGGTCCTCGCCATCCTCGAAGACGGCGGCCTGATCCCGCACGTGCGGAAGGAGTTGGGAAAAGGGTAA
- a CDS encoding HD domain-containing protein: MKDEIRRILPEIDLIEDVDLRDKVAATWADGLQRGGWTPEDITRMPFTLAKKVDINFAQHVRSVTKICLAVAETFDEIYNGKLSLNRDVLLAGALLHDVGKLLEMEEADGTFRKSPAGKLVRHPFSGVALADAHGIPPEVQHIIGTHSKEGDPYPRTPEAVVVHLADFMNFDTIEG; this comes from the coding sequence GTGAAGGATGAAATCAGAAGGATCCTCCCGGAGATCGACCTGATCGAGGATGTGGACCTGCGCGACAAGGTAGCAGCGACGTGGGCCGACGGGCTGCAACGCGGGGGATGGACCCCGGAGGACATCACCCGGATGCCGTTCACCCTGGCAAAGAAGGTCGACATCAACTTCGCCCAGCACGTGCGCAGCGTGACGAAGATCTGCCTTGCCGTGGCCGAGACGTTCGACGAGATCTACAACGGGAAGCTCTCCCTCAACCGCGACGTCCTCCTCGCCGGTGCGCTCCTCCACGATGTGGGGAAGCTCCTCGAGATGGAGGAGGCGGATGGAACGTTCCGCAAGAGCCCGGCCGGAAAGCTCGTGCGGCACCCGTTCTCCGGGGTGGCGCTCGCCGATGCCCACGGGATCCCGCCGGAGGTGCAGCACATCATCGGGACCCACTCCAAGGAGGGGGACCCGTACCCGCGCACTCCCGAGGCGGTGGTCGTGCATCTCGCCGACTTCATGAACTTCGACACGATCGAGGGGTGA
- a CDS encoding 3-isopropylmalate dehydratase large subunit, with protein sequence MGMTFAQKILAQKAGLDHVAPSQIVTVTPDFCMSHDNTAAISKIFAKIGVDRVKDPERFVIVLDHTVPASTEKYALGHKEIRQFVAQQGIEHFYDGGVGICHQVLPEKGFALPGTLILGSDSHTTTYGAFGAFSAGIGRSEMAVLYATSKIWLKVPESFKIVVHGRLREPVTSKDLILRIIGDIGADGALYRSVEFTGEAIAEMSQASRMVLSNMAIEMGAKNGYIAPDDKTFRFLEGRAVRKYYPVYPDPDAEYEKVLEFDASSLGPQVAKPHTVDNVSPVEEVAGTKIDQALLGTCTNGRLEDLRLAARILKGKKIAKGVRMLVLPASQEVLLDALAEGLIETFVRAGALVLNPGCGPCLGAHQGVLAPGEVCLSTANRNFKGRMGSREAEIYLASPATVAASALTGVITDPREVFEGGAK encoded by the coding sequence ATGGGAATGACGTTCGCGCAGAAGATCCTCGCCCAGAAGGCGGGGTTGGATCATGTGGCCCCGAGCCAGATCGTCACGGTCACCCCGGATTTCTGCATGTCGCACGACAACACCGCCGCGATCTCCAAGATCTTTGCCAAGATCGGCGTTGATCGGGTGAAGGACCCGGAGCGGTTCGTGATCGTCCTCGACCACACCGTTCCCGCCTCGACCGAGAAATACGCCCTCGGGCACAAGGAGATCCGTCAGTTCGTGGCACAGCAAGGGATCGAGCACTTCTACGACGGTGGGGTCGGGATCTGCCACCAGGTCCTGCCGGAGAAGGGGTTCGCCCTTCCCGGGACGCTGATCCTGGGATCGGACTCCCACACCACCACCTACGGCGCGTTCGGCGCGTTCTCCGCCGGGATCGGCCGCTCGGAGATGGCCGTCCTGTACGCGACCTCCAAGATCTGGCTCAAGGTTCCGGAGAGCTTCAAAATCGTCGTCCACGGGAGGCTGCGGGAGCCGGTCACCTCCAAGGACCTGATCCTGCGGATCATCGGCGACATCGGCGCCGACGGCGCGCTCTATCGCTCGGTCGAGTTCACCGGCGAGGCGATCGCGGAGATGTCACAGGCATCGCGCATGGTCCTCTCCAACATGGCGATTGAAATGGGGGCGAAGAACGGCTACATCGCCCCGGACGACAAGACCTTCCGGTTCCTCGAGGGCCGCGCCGTGCGCAAGTACTATCCGGTCTATCCCGATCCGGACGCGGAGTATGAAAAGGTCCTTGAATTCGACGCATCGAGCCTCGGACCCCAGGTCGCCAAGCCCCACACCGTGGACAACGTCTCTCCGGTGGAGGAGGTGGCAGGAACGAAGATCGACCAGGCACTGCTCGGCACGTGTACCAACGGGAGGCTCGAGGACCTGCGCCTGGCAGCGCGCATCCTCAAAGGGAAGAAGATCGCCAAGGGCGTGCGGATGCTCGTTCTGCCGGCATCGCAGGAGGTCCTGCTCGACGCCCTGGCCGAGGGGCTGATCGAGACGTTCGTCCGCGCCGGAGCGCTCGTCCTCAACCCCGGCTGCGGCCCGTGCCTCGGTGCGCATCAGGGGGTCCTCGCCCCGGGCGAGGTATGCCTCTCCACCGCGAACCGCAACTTCAAGGGGAGGATGGGATCGCGCGAGGCGGAGATCTACCTGGCGTCCCCGGCCACGGTCGCTGCGTCGGCCCTGACCGGAGTGATCACCGATCCGCGTGAGGTATTCGAAGGAGGTGCGAAATGA
- the citF gene encoding citrate lyase subunit alpha, which produces MKNALGREIPDRIGDRTLRPFQGAFATTPTGRKAARPQKTVRPGENKVLRSIEEAIEATGLKSGMTISFHHSFRNGDYLVNMVVDACARMGIGDLRLFPTALFPIHAPLIEHIKAGVVTRIEGSMNGPVGAFVSKGGALKQPAVLRSHGGRWRAIEAGDVHIDVAFIAAPQADPYGNATGIKGKTPCGPISFSTVDAQYADKTVVVTNDLAPYPVHPFEIQQGWTDYVVVVDEIGDPESIASGTLRITRSPTRLRIARLAAAAVKASGYLKDGFSFQGGAGGISLAATKFVGEEMEKEGIVGSFAMGGGTKLLVDILHRGLVRTILDGQAFDLDAIASLREDENHVLMDPGHYANYDSRGCSTYMLDAAFLGATEVDLDFNVNVNTHSDGQLLHGIGGHQEVAAGAKLTLITVPTLRGRLPVIVDRVTTVTTPGEVIDAIVTERGIAVNPRREDLRERFVAAGLPVRELAEIKKEADRLTRPPRKPIFGDEVIALIEWRDGTVIDTVRKVIGWK; this is translated from the coding sequence ATGAAAAACGCGCTCGGCCGTGAGATACCGGACCGGATTGGAGATCGGACCCTGCGCCCGTTCCAGGGCGCGTTCGCCACTACCCCGACCGGGCGGAAGGCCGCTCGGCCGCAGAAGACGGTCCGTCCCGGGGAGAACAAGGTCCTCCGCTCGATCGAAGAGGCGATCGAGGCGACCGGGCTCAAATCCGGGATGACGATCTCGTTTCACCACTCGTTCCGTAACGGCGATTACCTCGTGAACATGGTCGTCGATGCCTGCGCGCGCATGGGGATAGGTGACCTGCGGCTGTTTCCGACCGCTCTCTTCCCGATCCACGCCCCGCTCATCGAGCACATCAAAGCCGGGGTGGTGACGCGGATCGAGGGATCGATGAACGGCCCGGTCGGCGCGTTCGTCTCGAAGGGCGGGGCGCTGAAGCAGCCGGCGGTCCTCCGCTCGCACGGCGGCCGCTGGCGGGCGATCGAGGCCGGCGACGTGCACATCGACGTCGCGTTCATCGCCGCTCCCCAGGCCGATCCGTACGGGAACGCGACCGGGATCAAGGGGAAGACCCCGTGCGGCCCGATCAGCTTCTCCACCGTCGACGCCCAGTACGCGGACAAGACCGTGGTGGTGACGAACGACCTCGCCCCATATCCGGTACATCCATTTGAGATCCAGCAGGGCTGGACCGACTACGTGGTCGTTGTCGACGAGATCGGCGATCCCGAGAGCATCGCCTCCGGGACGCTGCGCATCACGCGCTCGCCCACTCGGCTTAGGATCGCGCGCCTCGCCGCGGCGGCGGTGAAGGCCTCCGGCTACCTGAAGGACGGGTTCAGCTTCCAGGGAGGAGCGGGCGGGATCTCGCTTGCGGCGACGAAGTTCGTCGGCGAGGAGATGGAGAAGGAGGGGATCGTGGGAAGCTTTGCCATGGGCGGAGGGACGAAGCTCCTCGTCGACATCCTCCACCGCGGGCTTGTGCGGACGATCCTCGACGGCCAGGCGTTCGATCTCGATGCGATCGCATCCCTGCGCGAGGACGAGAACCACGTGCTCATGGACCCGGGGCACTACGCAAACTACGACTCGCGCGGCTGCTCGACCTACATGCTCGACGCCGCGTTCCTCGGGGCGACCGAGGTCGACCTCGACTTCAACGTGAACGTGAACACCCATTCCGACGGCCAGCTCCTCCACGGGATCGGCGGGCACCAAGAGGTCGCTGCCGGGGCGAAGCTCACCCTGATCACCGTGCCCACGCTGCGGGGCAGGCTCCCGGTGATCGTCGACCGGGTCACCACGGTGACCACCCCGGGCGAGGTGATCGACGCGATCGTGACCGAGCGGGGAATAGCGGTCAATCCGAGACGGGAGGACCTGCGGGAGAGGTTCGTCGCGGCCGGGCTCCCGGTGCGTGAGCTTGCTGAAATCAAAAAGGAGGCCGACCGGCTCACCCGCCCGCCGCGAAAGCCCATTTTTGGGGACGAGGTGATCGCGCTCATCGAATGGCGCGACGGAACCGTGATCGACACAGTGAGGAAGGTGATAGGATGGAAGTGA